From Nevskia ramosa DSM 11499, one genomic window encodes:
- a CDS encoding NAD(P)/FAD-dependent oxidoreductase translates to MSTLPRVVIVGAGFGGLTAARALDGAAIELTVVDRRNFHLFQPLLYQVATAGLNPSDVAWPVRGILSKQKNARVLLGQVTGIDSDARIVLLDDGRSLPYDWLILATGATHTYFGNDQWETHAPGLKRVDDATLIRRRLLLALERAENSDDPVEQQRLMTFAIVGAGPTGVELAGAIAELCKRVLIHDFRAIDTRKVRVVLIEGADRVLLSFPPELSTFALKELQKKGVDVMLNTKVNGCDPGGLSFGDGSGLAAATILWAAGVAASPAARWLGAPADRAGRVQVLPDLSVPGHERVFVIGDTATVQSNGKAVPGVAPAAKQQGQHVAKTIRAALSGKSAPGPFRYRDFGNLATIGRHSAVIDFGFLRMKGLIAWWLWGIAHVYFLIGARNRMLVATQWFFNYLSYSRAARLIVGSDDDADSHRPLQSQSQTQTQARR, encoded by the coding sequence ATGTCTACCCTTCCCCGTGTCGTCATCGTCGGCGCCGGCTTCGGCGGCCTCACTGCCGCCCGCGCGCTCGATGGCGCGGCTATCGAACTGACCGTCGTCGATCGCCGGAATTTCCATCTTTTTCAGCCACTTCTGTATCAGGTCGCGACCGCCGGCCTGAATCCTTCCGATGTCGCCTGGCCGGTCCGCGGCATTCTCAGCAAGCAGAAGAACGCCCGTGTGCTGCTCGGCCAGGTGACCGGCATCGACAGCGACGCTCGTATCGTGCTGCTCGATGACGGCCGCAGCCTGCCTTACGACTGGCTGATTCTCGCCACAGGCGCCACCCACACCTACTTCGGCAATGACCAGTGGGAGACACACGCCCCGGGACTGAAACGTGTCGATGACGCCACACTGATTCGTCGCCGACTGTTGCTGGCGCTGGAACGCGCCGAGAACAGTGACGATCCCGTCGAGCAGCAGCGGCTGATGACCTTCGCGATCGTCGGCGCCGGGCCGACTGGCGTCGAACTGGCCGGCGCAATCGCCGAACTGTGCAAGCGCGTGCTGATTCATGATTTCCGCGCCATCGATACCCGCAAGGTCCGGGTCGTGCTGATCGAAGGTGCCGATCGGGTGCTGCTGTCGTTCCCGCCGGAGCTGTCGACCTTCGCGCTCAAGGAGCTGCAGAAGAAAGGCGTGGACGTGATGCTGAATACCAAGGTCAACGGCTGCGATCCGGGTGGTCTGAGCTTCGGCGACGGCAGCGGCCTGGCCGCCGCGACCATCCTCTGGGCCGCTGGCGTCGCGGCCTCGCCGGCAGCGCGCTGGCTCGGCGCACCGGCCGATCGCGCCGGCCGCGTCCAGGTGCTGCCGGATTTGTCGGTGCCAGGCCACGAGCGCGTGTTCGTGATCGGCGATACCGCCACCGTGCAATCGAACGGCAAGGCCGTGCCGGGCGTTGCGCCCGCCGCCAAGCAGCAGGGTCAGCATGTGGCAAAAACCATCCGCGCCGCATTGTCCGGAAAATCCGCGCCGGGGCCGTTCCGCTATCGCGATTTCGGCAATCTGGCGACTATCGGCCGGCATTCGGCGGTGATCGATTTCGGCTTCCTGCGCATGAAGGGCCTGATCGCCTGGTGGCTGTGGGGCATCGCCCACGTCTACTTCCTGATCGGCGCCCGCAACCGCATGCTGGTGGCCACGCAATGGTTCTTCAACTATCTGAGCTATAGCCGCGCAGCAAGACTGATCGTCGGCAGCGATGACGATGCCGACAGCCACCGACCGTTGCAAAGCCAGTCGCAGACCCAAACTCAAGCCAGACGATGA
- a CDS encoding DUF1244 domain-containing protein encodes MDQQLRDRLDAAVLQRLLKHLDERKDVQNIELMNLAGFCRNCLSKWYAAAAKDAGVAVSDDAARERVYGMPYADWKRLHQQEATPAQQAAFEAAKPKS; translated from the coding sequence ATGGACCAGCAACTTCGGGACCGTCTTGATGCCGCCGTGCTTCAGCGCCTGCTCAAGCACCTTGATGAGCGCAAGGACGTACAGAACATCGAGCTGATGAATCTCGCCGGCTTCTGTCGGAATTGCCTGTCCAAGTGGTACGCGGCGGCGGCGAAAGATGCCGGCGTGGCAGTCAGCGACGACGCAGCCCGAGAGCGCGTCTACGGCATGCCTTATGCGGATTGGAAGCGCTTGCATCAGCAGGAAGCCACGCCCGCGCAGCAGGCGGCGTTCGAGGCGGCAAAACCGAAAAGCTGA
- a CDS encoding outer membrane lipoprotein-sorting protein: MNAGRWLCSGLLAASLGARADDATQKVLNCMRANIPPSLQIKEVELASVDRSGAERLLKGKVYVSRDNGLIRVLLRISKPNDLDGAAYLMREGGASKKDDIFLYLPALQRVRKISGGSADAPLLGTDFSYNDMKQLQAAFGDSQTSLDKPTILEQRPVHVLQLQPPAGSGARYSRVRTYVDQKTCVALKAEFFEGNVLRKELSAPADSLKRADGYWYLSDLTMRDVKENTSTRLKVVGVVGSEQELPSRLFDPTSFYRGN, encoded by the coding sequence ATGAATGCTGGTCGATGGCTGTGCTCAGGCCTGCTGGCGGCAAGCCTCGGCGCGCGCGCCGATGATGCGACGCAGAAGGTGCTCAATTGCATGCGGGCGAATATTCCGCCCTCGCTGCAGATCAAGGAAGTGGAACTGGCTTCGGTCGATCGCAGCGGCGCAGAGCGGCTGCTCAAAGGCAAGGTCTATGTCAGCCGCGACAACGGCCTGATCCGCGTGCTGCTGCGCATCTCCAAGCCCAACGATCTCGACGGCGCGGCTTATCTGATGCGCGAAGGTGGCGCCAGCAAGAAGGACGACATCTTCCTGTATCTGCCGGCACTCCAGCGCGTGCGCAAGATCAGTGGCGGCTCCGCCGATGCGCCGCTGCTCGGCACCGATTTCAGCTACAACGACATGAAGCAGCTGCAGGCGGCGTTCGGCGATTCCCAGACCAGCCTCGACAAGCCGACAATCCTGGAACAGCGTCCGGTCCACGTGCTGCAACTGCAGCCGCCAGCTGGTTCCGGCGCTCGCTACAGCCGCGTTCGTACCTATGTCGACCAGAAAACCTGCGTCGCGTTGAAGGCCGAATTCTTCGAAGGCAACGTGCTTCGCAAGGAACTCAGCGCGCCGGCCGACAGCCTGAAGCGTGCCGATGGCTACTGGTATCTGTCCGATCTGACGATGCGTGACGTCAAGGAGAACACCAGCACCCGGCTCAAGGTGGTCGGCGTCGTCGGCAGCGAGCAGGAACTGCCGTCGCGGCTGTTCGATCCCACCTCGTTCTATCGTGGCAACTGA
- a CDS encoding MMPL family transporter, whose product MNTVAWLGSVAQHPRRVLLAVALATIIGLLLCIDPVTRTVRFHIDPSAEALLPVDDPGRAVLDQVRRTFGIDDPLIVAVRFEPNVYSAENLERIAKLSAQFKQLPEVSEVFSLATAPNLLASGDEIDVTSFTDQAARDPAVVQTFAAQILANPLYRSTLVSDDGTTAAFALSTTAALTPKQYVALDFDGQVRRAVQEVGGADAVYLTGTLPVRAATSGALDRTLRFTVPAVFAVIAVLLLATFRSPMAAASALLSVAIALIWTVASAVLLGIEFNLVSAIVPPLVITIGLSYTIHLLAAHFLSRSVLPDARDSQRADWVMKRISTGLTLSATTTVIGFLSLLLNPLPAVRGFAVLASLGTLYVGALTHLFLPALLNATGCNRETPPIATRVFGRFAELLTGFDLRWRRWIIGASALLIVGGFISASRIEGGADFINSFDEDTPVRQNFEAVAKAFNGANFVTVLIDGKAPDALTNPTLIDAVDSFQDWLRAQPEVGAAVSFVDQLKLTNLVLHNNEPLYFGVPADGAAVKQILLFASSEALNRVIDPQYRTAVISLRLNVDGSTAIGAFLRRVEARAAELPSPIDARFTGSAVLATRAVEALAGGHLASIAIAVVAIGALLSLMFTSIKAGLIATVPNIVPIAVYFGTLGALGIPLNPTTSLIACIVLGIAVNDTVHFLARFNADAREQGTEAGAVRSALGSVLRPITLATVCLCLGFLVFAGSELNNQRQFGGLAAWTLFVAWIVDMTLTPALGSRLRIVTLWDLLRLDLGKSPQHTIPLLSGLSMRQARLFALMSRLEKHPAGTRIIQEGDLSRDIYVVVDGAVEATIERNEERLVLSTMTRGAVMGEAGYFGQRRTASVDTTSPVRLLRFNSQDLERLRERYPSIAATVFRNLNRIQAERIARMTALLR is encoded by the coding sequence ATGAACACCGTTGCCTGGCTCGGCTCGGTCGCGCAGCATCCGCGCCGCGTGCTGTTGGCGGTGGCGCTGGCGACGATCATCGGCCTGCTGCTCTGCATCGATCCGGTCACGCGCACGGTGCGCTTCCACATCGATCCGTCCGCCGAAGCGCTGCTGCCGGTCGATGATCCCGGCCGTGCGGTGCTCGACCAGGTGCGCAGAACCTTCGGCATCGACGATCCGCTGATCGTTGCGGTGCGTTTCGAGCCCAATGTCTACAGCGCCGAGAACCTTGAACGGATCGCCAAGCTCTCGGCGCAGTTCAAGCAGTTGCCTGAAGTCAGCGAAGTGTTCTCGCTGGCGACGGCGCCGAACCTGCTGGCCAGCGGCGACGAGATCGATGTCACTTCGTTCACCGATCAGGCCGCGCGCGATCCGGCGGTGGTGCAGACTTTTGCCGCGCAGATCCTCGCCAATCCGCTCTATCGCAGCACCCTGGTATCGGACGACGGCACCACGGCCGCGTTTGCGCTGAGCACCACGGCGGCACTGACGCCGAAGCAGTATGTGGCGCTCGATTTCGATGGTCAGGTGCGGCGTGCGGTGCAGGAGGTTGGCGGTGCCGATGCGGTTTATCTGACCGGCACGCTGCCGGTTCGTGCAGCGACCAGTGGCGCGCTCGATCGCACCTTGCGTTTCACCGTGCCGGCTGTGTTCGCGGTGATCGCCGTGCTGCTGCTGGCGACTTTCCGCAGCCCGATGGCGGCGGCCTCCGCGCTGCTGTCGGTGGCGATCGCGCTGATCTGGACGGTGGCTTCGGCGGTGCTGCTCGGCATCGAGTTCAACCTGGTCAGTGCCATCGTGCCGCCGCTGGTGATCACCATCGGCCTGTCGTACACGATCCATCTGCTGGCCGCGCATTTCCTGTCGCGCAGCGTGCTGCCCGATGCGCGCGATTCGCAGCGCGCCGACTGGGTGATGAAGCGCATCTCCACCGGCCTGACCCTGTCGGCAACAACCACGGTGATCGGCTTCCTGAGCCTGTTGCTGAATCCGTTGCCCGCCGTGCGCGGCTTCGCGGTGCTGGCCAGCCTCGGCACCTTGTATGTTGGCGCGCTGACCCATCTGTTCCTGCCGGCACTGCTCAATGCCACCGGTTGCAATCGCGAGACGCCGCCGATCGCCACCCGCGTGTTCGGCCGCTTCGCGGAGCTGCTGACCGGCTTCGATCTGCGCTGGCGGCGCTGGATCATCGGCGCATCGGCCTTGCTGATCGTGGGCGGTTTCATCTCCGCGAGCCGCATCGAAGGTGGTGCCGATTTCATCAACAGCTTCGATGAAGACACGCCGGTCCGGCAGAATTTCGAAGCAGTCGCCAAGGCGTTCAACGGTGCCAATTTCGTCACCGTGCTGATCGACGGCAAAGCGCCCGATGCGTTGACCAACCCGACGTTGATCGATGCTGTCGACAGCTTTCAGGACTGGCTGCGCGCCCAGCCCGAAGTGGGCGCGGCGGTGTCCTTCGTCGATCAGCTGAAGCTGACCAATCTGGTCCTGCACAACAACGAGCCGCTGTACTTCGGCGTGCCGGCCGATGGCGCGGCGGTGAAGCAGATCCTGCTGTTTGCCAGCAGCGAAGCGCTGAACCGGGTCATCGATCCGCAGTACCGCACCGCGGTCATCTCGCTGCGTCTCAATGTCGATGGCTCGACGGCGATCGGCGCCTTCCTGCGCCGCGTCGAAGCGCGCGCTGCCGAATTGCCGTCGCCGATCGACGCGCGCTTCACCGGCAGCGCGGTGCTCGCCACCCGCGCCGTCGAAGCGCTGGCCGGCGGCCATCTGGCGTCGATCGCGATTGCCGTGGTCGCCATCGGCGCGCTGCTGTCGCTGATGTTCACTTCGATCAAGGCCGGCCTGATCGCGACGGTGCCGAACATCGTGCCGATCGCCGTCTACTTCGGCACGCTCGGCGCACTCGGCATTCCGCTGAACCCGACCACCAGCCTGATCGCCTGCATCGTGCTCGGCATCGCCGTCAACGACACCGTGCACTTTCTCGCACGCTTCAATGCGGACGCCCGCGAGCAAGGCACCGAGGCTGGAGCCGTGCGCTCGGCGCTGGGCTCGGTGCTGCGGCCGATCACCTTGGCGACGGTCTGCCTGTGCCTCGGCTTTCTGGTTTTCGCCGGTTCGGAACTGAACAACCAGCGGCAGTTCGGTGGGCTGGCGGCCTGGACCTTGTTCGTCGCCTGGATCGTCGACATGACCCTGACGCCGGCGCTCGGTTCTCGCTTGCGCATCGTCACGCTGTGGGACTTGCTGCGGCTCGATCTAGGCAAAAGTCCGCAGCACACGATTCCGCTGCTGTCCGGTCTGTCGATGCGCCAAGCAAGGCTTTTCGCGCTGATGTCGCGGCTGGAAAAGCATCCGGCAGGTACCCGGATCATCCAGGAAGGCGATCTGTCGCGGGACATTTACGTGGTCGTCGATGGTGCGGTCGAAGCGACCATCGAACGCAACGAAGAACGGCTGGTGTTGTCGACGATGACTCGCGGCGCAGTGATGGGCGAGGCCGGTTATTTCGGCCAGCGGCGCACGGCGAGTGTCGATACCACCAGCCCGGTACGCCTGCTCCGTTTCAACTCGCAGGACCTGGAAAGACTGCGCGAACGCTATCCCTCGATCGCTGCAACGGTGTTCCGCAATCTGAACCGTATCCAGGCCGAACGCATCGCGCGTATGACAGCACTGTTACGCTAG
- the greB gene encoding transcription elongation factor GreB, whose protein sequence is MSRYREPPPKSSPYITAEGAARLRAEYEQLWRVRRPEVVRALSAAAAEGDRSENAEYIYRKKELREIDRRVHYLQLRLPELKVVDAVPSDPERVYFGAWLQVHDDHGDEKRYRIVGADEIDPERGYISIDSPLARALLKRRAGEVVKLMLPGGEAEVELAAVSYGPP, encoded by the coding sequence ATGAGTCGCTACCGGGAACCGCCACCGAAAAGTTCGCCGTACATCACCGCAGAAGGCGCGGCACGCTTGCGTGCCGAGTACGAGCAGTTGTGGCGCGTGCGCCGGCCCGAAGTTGTGCGGGCACTGTCGGCCGCAGCGGCCGAGGGGGATCGCTCCGAGAACGCCGAGTACATCTACCGCAAGAAGGAACTGCGCGAGATCGATCGGAGAGTCCATTACCTGCAGTTGCGGCTGCCGGAACTGAAAGTGGTGGATGCGGTGCCCAGCGATCCCGAGCGCGTCTACTTCGGCGCCTGGCTGCAGGTGCACGACGATCACGGTGACGAGAAGCGCTACCGGATCGTCGGTGCGGACGAGATCGATCCGGAGCGCGGCTATATCTCGATCGATTCCCCGCTGGCCCGTGCGCTGCTCAAGCGCCGGGCCGGCGAGGTGGTCAAGCTGATGCTGCCCGGTGGCGAGGCCGAGGTGGAACTGGCGGCCGTGAGCTACGGCCCACCGTAG
- a CDS encoding flavodoxin family protein — MNKVKAVVAYHSGYGHTKKQAESVVAGITGAGGVGVQLINVADLNDHVWTALEEADAIVFGSPTYMGGVSADFKKFADASSKPWFGQKWKNKIAGGFTNSATMNGDKFSTIQYMITLSMQHGMIWVGTGMMPANSSKATRNDVNYVGGFSGALAQSPSDLGPDEGPLPGDLETARLYGERIAQITKQFKGITS; from the coding sequence ATGAACAAGGTCAAGGCAGTCGTTGCCTATCACAGCGGCTACGGCCACACGAAGAAGCAGGCGGAAAGCGTCGTCGCCGGGATTACCGGGGCCGGCGGCGTTGGCGTGCAGCTGATCAACGTCGCCGATCTCAACGACCACGTCTGGACGGCGCTCGAAGAAGCCGATGCCATCGTCTTCGGCTCGCCGACCTACATGGGCGGCGTGTCGGCGGACTTCAAGAAATTCGCCGATGCCAGCTCCAAGCCGTGGTTCGGCCAGAAGTGGAAGAACAAGATCGCCGGTGGCTTCACCAACTCGGCGACCATGAACGGCGACAAGTTCTCGACCATCCAGTACATGATCACGCTGTCGATGCAGCACGGCATGATCTGGGTCGGCACCGGCATGATGCCGGCCAATTCCAGCAAGGCGACGCGTAACGACGTCAACTACGTCGGCGGCTTCTCCGGCGCGCTCGCCCAGTCGCCCAGCGATCTCGGCCCCGACGAAGGCCCGCTGCCCGGCGATCTGGAAACTGCCCGCCTGTACGGCGAGCGCATTGCGCAGATCACCAAGCAGTTCAAGGGCATCACAAGCTAG
- the ruvB gene encoding Holliday junction branch migration DNA helicase RuvB, translating into MERLISSGARSDEERVDRAIRPQRLEDYVGQPAVREQMSIAISATRARAEALDHVLIFGPPGLGKTTLAHILAAELGVNLRQTSGPVLEKAGDLAALLTNLEPRDILFVDEIHRLSPVVEEVLYPAMEDYQLDIMIGEGPAARSIRLDLPPFTLIGATTRAGSLTGPLRDRFGIIQRLEFYSVADLTTIVKRSASILNVPIEEEGAYEIARRSRGTPRIANRLLRRVRDYAEVRGTGVISAVIAAAALKMLDVDANGFDLMDRKLMMALIERFDGGPAGLDNLAAAIGEARDTIEDVIEPYLIQQGYLLRTPRGRMVGKLAYQHYGIPLPKRNEPDLFTETGAE; encoded by the coding sequence ATGGAACGGTTGATCTCTTCAGGCGCGCGCAGCGACGAGGAACGGGTCGATCGCGCCATTCGGCCGCAGCGGCTCGAGGACTACGTGGGCCAGCCGGCGGTGCGCGAACAGATGAGCATCGCCATCAGCGCCACCCGCGCTCGCGCCGAAGCACTGGATCACGTGCTGATCTTCGGCCCGCCCGGTCTCGGCAAGACCACCCTGGCGCACATCCTGGCCGCCGAACTCGGCGTCAACCTGCGCCAGACCTCCGGCCCGGTGCTCGAGAAGGCTGGTGACCTGGCCGCACTGCTGACCAATCTGGAACCGCGCGACATCCTGTTCGTCGACGAAATCCATCGCCTGAGCCCGGTCGTCGAGGAAGTGCTGTATCCAGCGATGGAGGATTACCAGCTCGACATCATGATCGGCGAAGGGCCGGCGGCGCGATCGATCCGTCTCGATCTGCCGCCGTTCACCTTGATCGGTGCCACCACCCGCGCCGGCAGCCTGACCGGGCCGTTGCGCGATCGCTTCGGGATTATCCAGCGGCTGGAGTTCTATTCGGTGGCCGACCTGACCACCATCGTCAAGCGCTCGGCCTCGATCCTGAACGTTCCGATCGAGGAAGAAGGTGCCTACGAGATCGCCCGTCGCTCGCGCGGCACGCCGCGCATCGCCAATCGCCTTCTGCGCCGGGTGCGTGACTACGCCGAAGTGCGCGGCACCGGCGTGATCAGTGCGGTGATCGCTGCCGCGGCGTTGAAGATGCTCGACGTCGATGCCAACGGCTTCGATCTGATGGACCGCAAACTGATGATGGCGCTGATCGAACGCTTCGACGGCGGCCCGGCCGGGCTCGACAATCTGGCCGCCGCGATCGGCGAGGCGCGCGACACCATCGAGGATGTCATCGAGCCCTACCTGATCCAGCAGGGCTATCTGCTGCGCACACCGCGTGGCCGGATGGTCGGCAAGCTGGCCTATCAGCACTACGGAATTCCGCTGCCGAAGCGCAATGAGCCGGACCTGTTCACGGAGACCGGTGCCGAGTGA